CTTGCCGTAGATATAGCCCCAAAGGGTAATGCCAGCAATATGCTCCTCTTCCATGAAGAGGGAGATTTGTTCTGAATAGCATCTTTTCTGAATTTCATCGTCCAAAGTCGCAATATCGTATTCGGTAATGAACAATGGAATCTGCGTACTGTCTATAATTTCTTGTAGGTATTTTTTTAGGATATTGAAGTTGAGACAGTTTGTCGGGCTGGAGCCCGTAGCCATTAAATCATGTCCTTGCATTCCGTAGCCATCGACTGGCGCACCGTTCTTTTTGATGGTATTGATAAGATTTATTCCGACATCTCTTTGCCATTGGAACGTATTGTAGTCGTTGTAAATGAGGATCGCCTTGGGCCAGCGCTCGCGAGCCATCTTGAAGGCCGTAGTGACGAAATTGTAGTCGCCATCGTTGTCACCGCCTAGGGCATCGATAAAGAGATTGCCTCTACCGAATCCAGAGTGGTACTGGTTTGTCGCTGATCGGCCAGCCTCGGTTACCACATCGATCATTTCTAGGTCGGGGTAATGTTCCGCGACGGCATCAAACCAGGCGGTAATGGCATCCTTGGTTTCTTCAACATTAAGTTGACTGACCCAACCTGGGTAGCGTGAGCCCCATACGAGTGTGTTGAACTTGAATAGGACTCCGTTCTCTTTTGCCCAGTTGTAAATGGCATCGCACTTGGAAAAGTCGAATTCGCCACGAGTCGCTTCGATTTGGACCCACAGGCATTCGAATTCAGGGGTAATCTGGTTCCAGTATTTCGCGAAATCAGACGGAACTTCGCCATCAATCGGAATGTTGCCGACGAACTTTGCGGCACCGTCGGCAAGGCCGAGGGCTGAAACGCTACTCACTGCCACGCCCCAAAGGGCTAAAAACGCAATTTTTAAGGTTCTAGAACACATAATTTACCAATATAAACATACTTTCACTTTGCGGATAAATGTCCAATGAGGCGATGTTTACCATTGACAAAACGTCTACAATCTACGGTCATGAACTATATTTATTGATATTTAATGGATTAGAATTATGAAAATATTTTTTCTGAAACGAGCAATGCGTGCCGCGGTTGTGGCGAGCTCTGTTTCCCTTAGTTTGGCAGGACTTTGTATGGCAGAAACTCCTATAAAAACCATTCCTTGGAACGGCTATGTCGGGGCTGTAAGTTTTACCTTCGATGATGCTTACGCAAACCAGGTGGAAAATCTTAAACCGATTCTAGATGACCTGCCGGATGTCCACGTGACGTTTTTCCTGACGAGCATGGGGAATGGCTTGACGCAGAATGCCGCGGGTTTTGCCGCGCTTGCGAAAGCGGGGAATGAGATTGGGAACCATACCCAGTCGCATCCGCATTTGACCGGAGCCAGCGATAGCGAACTTGAAGAAGAAATCGTCAAGTTTGCAAATACAATTGAAAGTACGCTTGCTGAGGAGGGCGCCGATGTGAAGGTGACTTCTCTTGCGACTCCGTTCTGCGAAAACAATGACAAAATCAAAAGCGTGATTGCCAAGCGGCATTTCATCAATCGCGATTGCGGTTGGCATGGCCGTAACGATTGGGATACGGAACCGGACTGGATGAGTCTTCAGGCAAAAATCTGGACGCGCTCGGGTGCGACCGTTACCGAAATGCTTTCGGCGCTTGATACGGCCGCTTTCATTGGAAATTTCGAAGGCGCAAACCCTTGGGACGTGCAGGTGAAGGGTGGTTCTTGGCTTGTTGTGCTGAATCACGGTGTCACGGACGATGCGGGGGATGACTATGCTATTGATCCATCGGACATCAAGAAAATTTTTGAACATGCCGTCGAAAATAAATTGTGGACTGCTCCGTTCGGGACTGTCGGCGCTTACCATCGGGCGCACTTTGTGGTTGATGCCGCAACTTCGACTTTAACAGACGATGGCTTTACGGTGAAATGGGAAATCCCGAATGAACACATGCCGAAAAGCGTTCCGCTGCGTGTGAAAATCGATACGAAGAGCGTTGGCGAAAATGCAGTTGTGGAACAGGGTGGCAAAAAACTGTCTCCTGAAAGCGATGGCTCCTACATCATCGAGTTCATGGCGAAAGAACTCAAGGTGCGCAAGTCTAGCTCAAATGACGAGACAATCGCTCTCCCGAAATCGCCTTTCGCGAATCAAGGTTATTCGAAATACACCATATTCGATATGAACGGAAATTGCCTCGGCGAGACAAATGGCTGGACTATTCCCGCAAATTACCCCAAGGGTACCTATATTGTCCGCGCCGAAGCCGCAGGACTTAAAGCAATGACGAGAAAACGGATAAAGTAAATTGCTTTACAGCTCAAGCTCAGTCTGTTCGTTGAACATGGACTTTGGAATCGGCTTGTGGAGCATCCTGTAGGCATTCTGCGTGGCGATACGGCCGCGCGGAGTGCGTGAAATAAGCCCCTTCTGGAGCAGGTACGGCTCGTAGACTTCTTCGAGTGTATCCGGTTCTTCGCCCATGGCGGCGCTGATGGTGCCAAGTCCGACGGGCCCGCCATTGAACTTGTCAATCATCATTGCGAGAATCTTGCGGTCGGTCGGGTCGAGACCCTCGCTGTCGATGCCGAGCATTTCGAGCGTCTTGAGTGCTGCTCGTTCGTCGATGACTCCCGTTCCGCGCACTTGTGCCACGTCTCGGCATCGCCTGAGCACGCGGTTCGCCACACGTGGCGTCCCGCGACACCGCCCGCCAAGAATTTTGGCTGCTTCTTCCGAGAGTTCTACGCCTAAAATGCGTGCGCTACGCATTAAAATTTTGACAATGTCTTTTTCGTTGTATAATTCCAGGCGATACTGCAGCCCGAAACGGTCACGGAGCGGTCCGGTCAAAAGCCCGCTGCGGGTGGTGGCGCCTACGAGCGTAAAATGCTTGAGCGGGAGGTTTACGCTTCTTGCCGCAGGTCCAGAATCTAGCATGATGTCAAGGCGAAAATCTTCCATAGCGGGGTAGAGGTATTCCTCGACCACGCGGTTCAATCGGTGAATCTCATCGATGAACAAAATATCATTTTCTTGTAAACTTGTAAGGAGTCCCGCGAGATCGCTCGCCTTTTCGAGCACGGGACCGCTTGTGATGTGGATGTTTACGCCCATCTCTTTGGCGATAATGCTTGATAGCGTAGTCTTGCCGAGTCCCGGAGGACCAGCAAATAAGCAATGGTCAAGCGCATCGCCGCGCTGTTTTGCGGCTTCAATGGCGATAGAAAGGCTTTCCTTGATGTCGTCCTGGCCTGTAAATTCACTCAAGCTAGGCGGTCGCAAGTTGCGGTCGGTATCGCCTTCGTCAAAAGAACACTTCTGCGGTGAAATTATACGCTGATCTTCCATATTTTTCCTGTCTCGTCCGCCGTCTATCCTTGTCATGCCCGGCCTCCGTGCCGGGGGCACCATTTTACAAATACTTGAGAGCCTCCGGAATGAGTGCTGCGGCATCTGCCGCATCTCCAAGAACCTCTACTGCCTTCACGACAGCCTTTTCTGCTGCTGGGTCCTTTACTCCAAGCGTATGCAGAGCCAAAACGGCCTCGAGCTTTGCTCCTGTCAACGCTCCGACACTTGTAATACCGCTGCCCTCGACATCGCCGAGGGCCTGTAACATGTTCGAGGCCTTTTCTTTGAGCGTTAATGTCATTTGCTCACAGGTCTTTTTGCCAAGCCCCTTGATTTTGCCAAGTGCGGACTTGTTGTCACTAGCAATCATGTTCAAAAGGTCTGCTGGCGTGCTCCCGCTCAGAATCCGCTGTGCGAGCTTTGGACCGACTCCGTTGACCTCTAGAAGCATCAGGAACAGGTTCTTTTCTGTCGTATCCGCAAATCCAAAAAGCGTCATGGAATCTTCGCGTACGACGAGATTCGTGTGCAAAGTGATTTCGGCCCCTTCTTCGGGCAACTTGCCTGCCGTAAATGCCGAAATATTGATGCCGTAACCAATTCCTGCACATTCCACAACTACAAATGTGGGGGATTTTTGTACCAAGATGCCACGAACCCGTTCTATCATAAAATCTCCAAAATATGCACTTTTGTGCTACTGCACGAATATACACTATTTTTAAGGCTCTGTCAAGCCTTTCCGTATTGCTGCGTTAAAAATCTTTATTGGCTGTAAAT
The DNA window shown above is from Fibrobacter sp. UWB2 and carries:
- a CDS encoding polysaccharide deacetylase family protein, producing MAETPIKTIPWNGYVGAVSFTFDDAYANQVENLKPILDDLPDVHVTFFLTSMGNGLTQNAAGFAALAKAGNEIGNHTQSHPHLTGASDSELEEEIVKFANTIESTLAEEGADVKVTSLATPFCENNDKIKSVIAKRHFINRDCGWHGRNDWDTEPDWMSLQAKIWTRSGATVTEMLSALDTAAFIGNFEGANPWDVQVKGGSWLVVLNHGVTDDAGDDYAIDPSDIKKIFEHAVENKLWTAPFGTVGAYHRAHFVVDAATSTLTDDGFTVKWEIPNEHMPKSVPLRVKIDTKSVGENAVVEQGGKKLSPESDGSYIIEFMAKELKVRKSSSNDETIALPKSPFANQGYSKYTIFDMNGNCLGETNGWTIPANYPKGTYIVRAEAAGLKAMTRKRIK
- a CDS encoding endo-1,4-beta-xylanase; protein product: MAVSSVSALGLADGAAKFVGNIPIDGEVPSDFAKYWNQITPEFECLWVQIEATRGEFDFSKCDAIYNWAKENGVLFKFNTLVWGSRYPGWVSQLNVEETKDAITAWFDAVAEHYPDLEMIDVVTEAGRSATNQYHSGFGRGNLFIDALGGDNDGDYNFVTTAFKMARERWPKAILIYNDYNTFQWQRDVGINLINTIKKNGAPVDGYGMQGHDLMATGSSPTNCLNFNILKKYLQEIIDSTQIPLFITEYDIATLDDEIQKRCYSEQISLFMEEEHIAGITLWGYIYGKTWASCNAREQGCSGIIRDGIDRPAMTWLKEYFNFQEDTTAKDSTIGDSTIAIGSGLHLQANTLQAYDVFDVNGVRLGRLRAYTMDEAVSTLQNTRDIKAQGIYMLRSVKNGIVKQVRIAR
- the ruvA gene encoding Holliday junction branch migration protein RuvA — protein: MIERVRGILVQKSPTFVVVECAGIGYGINISAFTAGKLPEEGAEITLHTNLVVREDSMTLFGFADTTEKNLFLMLLEVNGVGPKLAQRILSGSTPADLLNMIASDNKSALGKIKGLGKKTCEQMTLTLKEKASNMLQALGDVEGSGITSVGALTGAKLEAVLALHTLGVKDPAAEKAVVKAVEVLGDAADAAALIPEALKYL
- the ruvB gene encoding Holliday junction branch migration DNA helicase RuvB is translated as MEDQRIISPQKCSFDEGDTDRNLRPPSLSEFTGQDDIKESLSIAIEAAKQRGDALDHCLFAGPPGLGKTTLSSIIAKEMGVNIHITSGPVLEKASDLAGLLTSLQENDILFIDEIHRLNRVVEEYLYPAMEDFRLDIMLDSGPAARSVNLPLKHFTLVGATTRSGLLTGPLRDRFGLQYRLELYNEKDIVKILMRSARILGVELSEEAAKILGGRCRGTPRVANRVLRRCRDVAQVRGTGVIDERAALKTLEMLGIDSEGLDPTDRKILAMMIDKFNGGPVGLGTISAAMGEEPDTLEEVYEPYLLQKGLISRTPRGRIATQNAYRMLHKPIPKSMFNEQTELEL